GCTTCGGCACCCCGGTCCAGAACGCCGACGGAACCTCGTCTGTGTCGTTGAGCATCAGCACCGCTGCAACCACAGCTGCTCTTGACTCTGACAAGCGGAGCGGCGCTCCTCTCCTGGCCCTGTTGCCCTCAGAGCAACACGCCGAGGTGAAGCAGTTTCCCTGTGAGATCAGTGTTCCAGTTCCATATGAGGTCACAGATATCGTAATAGCTGTTCCGATGGCCAGACGGGCGGAAGTCATAATTAAGATGGTATGTGGTCAAGTGTTCGCCGGATACATTCCCGGGACCCACGAATTTATTTGAGATTCATATCGTTGCGACATACTTGATCGGTTGGATGGCTTTCGGCAGATGTTTCTCTTCTTTTGCCATTGAAGGACAGCATTGAGCAATGGTTGAGTTCGCTTTATCTCAAGACGCGCGCTGGCAGACTGTTGAGCGTGTCATCCAGTCGCCCGCGTTTCGCAAGGCTCCGCGATTATCCCAGTTGCTCAACTATTTGGCTGAGCACACTCTTCTGGACGAAAGGGACCGCCTGACCGAGTCTGCTATTGCTGCTCACGTGTTCGGGCGGACCGACGGCTTCGATCCCACTATCGACACCATTGTGCGATCACACATGATGCGATTGCGTCAGAAACTGGAGCAGTGTACAGAGGCGGACCAGATGTCAGAAGGTATCCGGATCGTTATTCCCAAGGGCGAATACCTGGTTCGATTCGAGCAGGGCATACAGATACCGAACGGCCACCTTCCGGACGGCTCACAGGAGACAGAACGGGGACAGACGCAGAAAAACTCAACACCTGCATTGATTCAACCCCAAGTGGAGGAATCGAATCCTACGGTCGAGCAGGAGACTCAAATCGCGCGGCTGCGCCGTTCATTCTTCCGGCTAGCCTTAGCTCTGGTGGTCGTCAGCACGATCGCATTGGTAAGCGTCGGCGCTCTCATTGTTAATCTGCATTCCAGACGCGATTTCGGCGATGAGATGCGTTCGGGAAGCAACACGCTGTGGAATGTAATGTTCCGGCCCAACCAGAAGACGCTCTATATCGCGCCGGATAGCGGACTGGTCCTTTTCCACAAAATTACGCAGAGCAGTTCGATGAGCTTGTCCGAATACCTGCAAAGGGACTTTAGAAATGAGATGCGAGACTTGCCGCGGGACAAAGTCGCCGACGCGCTGGAGATCGCCAATCGCCGGTACACGTCGGTTGTAGATATTGCATCGGCGGCACATTTCAGCACTTTGGCAGCGCATCATCGAAGCACGCTGGTGCCCAAATTTGCGCGTGATCTGCGCATGGATGATTTCAAGCAGGGAAACGTCATCCTGTGCGGCGCCCGTTATTCAAATCCGTGGCATGAAGTCTTTGAGCCAGAGCTAAATTTCGTCGGGAGTATGGATACAGCTGGGCATACCTATACGTTTGTGAATAAGCATCCCATTCAGGGGGAGCCTGCTTTCTATCGAGTTCCATGGATCGGTTCGGAGATGCTGGGCTATATAGCCTTCGTTCCCGGCATGAACGGCAAAGGCAACGTACTAATTATTGAAGGCAGTTCAGCCGGCGGGGGAGAGGCGGCTGACGATTTCCTGTTCAACGATGCGCAGTTGCAGGCATTCCTTGTCCGGATCATGCGGAAAGACGGTTCTCTTCCATATTTCGAATTGCTCTTGAAGGCAAACAGCGTTGATGGAAACGCTGGTCCTCTCCAGATTCTTGCGTATCGCACCCACTCCTGACAGACACCGACTCTCCCACACCTGCTTTGCGTACCCTACCTTCCGGATAGCCATATGCCAACGGCATGACGTGCCGCAGCTCCTGGACCGGGATTGTAGTCGCCGATCAATGCCTGTTTCCATGCCAATCATCGAGGGCGAGGACTGTGAATCATTGGTAAATTCGGATTCCGGCTCAGGTGCCTTGTTCCCTCCAAGATGATGATTCTGAATGACTTGCTTCGTTGTCTACAGCACGTGACATCACATTGTCACAGCCAGGTTGTGACTGGACGGAGGGTTCCCCCCTCGACAGACTGATCTCAGCTGACCGCAATTCACACCAGATACATGCGGCATGAACCATCAAAGGGAGAGTTCCAGTGAGGCGCATAGTTTTTCTGCTTATTCTGATCTGTTCGGAGGGTCTGCTAGCTGCACAATCCACGACCGATCAATATATTTCAGGAACTGTGGTCGATCCGTCAGGGGCGGCTATGGCCCAGATTACGGTTACCGCAATAAACCAGGGCACGAATCTTACCCGTGCCGCGTCGACCAACAGCCATGGCGAGTACCTGATTCCCAATGTCCCTGTCGGGACCTATCGCCTGCTCACATCCGCGCCGGGATTCAAGAAGTATGAGGCCTCACGCGTAGAAGTGACGATCGGACAAAATGCCCACTTCGACATTATGTTGGCCGTCGGCAATAACAGCGAAGTAGTTACGGTAACGGATAGCGCCCTCAAGGTAGATCCGACAAGCGGGGAAGTTAGCCATCTCATCACAGGCGAAGAGGCGAACGAAATTGAGCTGAACGGACGCAATTACGTCCAGTTGCTGGAAATGCTCCCGGGGATTTCGACGACCTACAATAGTGGTTTCTCCCTGTACAACAATTATGGCGGCAGCATTGGCGCTGTCTCGATCAACGGACAACGGCCGGGGACCAACGCGTGGTTTCTCGACGGTGCCAGCAACGTGGATACCGGCTCGGGTGGCAGCGCTCTGGTCAGCATCAATCCCGATTCCATCGGGCAGATGCGCGTGCTGACCGCAAACTACAGCGCGGAAAACGGCGGTAATTCAGGTGGTGTGATTACCGTGGCCGTGAAATCCGGATCGAAGCAGTTTCATGGAACGCTGTACGAATATTTCCGCAACGATGCAATCCAGGCCTATTCCTTCAACTCTATTGCCAAGCCGGAGCTTCGCTACAACTCCTTCGGCGGCAACCTATCGGGCCCCGTCCTCATTCCAGGCCTATTCCGCAATCAAGACCGCAAACTATTCTTCTTTTTCGGCGTGGATTTCCGAAGGGAGCTCCAGGGAAGTACGAATACGTGGACCGTACCATCGGACGCCTTCCGTAAAGGTGATTTCTCCTCGTTGCCGGCGGCTTCATGGCCCAAGGATCCGCTAACGGGAAAGGCGTTTCCCGGTGGCATCGTGCCACAGTCGCGCTGGAATGTCAGCTCGTCGCGCCTCTTGCAGAACTATCCTCATCCCCTGCCGCAGCTAGTGACCAAGACGGGTAGCAATTTTGTCTTCAATACGGTTGCTCCGATCAACATGGATGAATATCTGGCCAAGATCGATTACAACCTCAACAGCAAAAATCAGTTGATGTTCCATTACTACCGCGATAACTTGCTGACAACCCTGAATCAGACTGCCGTCAACACTTATCAGCGTTATATGCCGGGTAAGAGTATCAGCCTGCAGTGGACTTATGCTCCCAGTTCTACGTTGATCAATGTGGCGCAGGCGAGCTATTCGGGGGACGTCGTCGACAATGGCAAACACTATGCACCAAACCCGCTCTTTGTGACCGATGACACGCGCACGGGCGAGGGCGTGGTTTACCCCACGCTGTTCCCATATGCTTCACAGATCAACGTTATTCCAAATCTCTACATCTCTGGCTACAACACGCTCTATTCGACGCCGGTCGTCTATCACGGCGCGATCGGGATCTACGACTTTAGAGACGACGTCACAAAAGTTGTTTCCACGCACACCCTGAAATTGGGCGTCGATTACTACCTCAATCACAAGAATCAGAACAATGTCCCAGTGGTGAACGGATCACTTGCCTTTAATACCACCTCACGCCCTGCGGGACCGACGGCGACGACTGGGAACTCAGTAGCCGATGCTTTGATCGGAAACTTCTACTCCTATACGGAAGCCAGCGGCGTTCAACAGGGACGTTTCCGCTTTACGCAGATCGAGCCCTATGTGCAGGACGACTGGCGTGTAACTCGCCGCCTCACGTTGAACCTTGGCTTGCGCTGGGCCTATATGCAGCCGCAGTACAGCCTCTGGCATAACACCCCAATGTTCCTGCCGGAGTATTACGATCCGGCTCAGGCGGTTCAAATCAATAAATCCACCGGTGCCATTATTACCAGCGCGGGTGGAAACCGCTATAACGGCATGGTGCTTCCCGGCAGCAGCTTTCCTAAGTCGGCCATACCCCACATCCAGGGCGCGACTGATCCGGCAGTGCTGGCCCTATTCAAGGGACTTCCAAAAGGTGTGGCCAATACGCAGTGGGCCACGTGGCAGCCGCGCATTGGCTTTGCCTATGATCTTTATGGAAACGGCCAGACCGTGCTGAAGGGTGGATACGGCATCTTCTACGAGCGCGTACAGGGGAATACCTTTATCGCTTCTGTCGCAAATCCGCCGTTTGTTCAGCAGCCTCTTCTGTACTATGGCAACATAGGTAACCCAACAGGTGGGGCCCTCCAGAGTTTTCCCGGTGGGATCAACGCCTCGCACCGCCTGGACGTAAGGGTTCCGCGCACGATGAACTATAGCTTCGGAATCCAGCAGGCGGCGGGAAGCTCTGCAGTCTTCTATCTCACCTATATCGGTTCAAAAGCCGCGGACCTTCAATATATGCCGGACATTAACCAGTTGCGCGCAGGCACTCTCACGCTTCCTGCTAATAAAGGAGTGAACGTGAACGCCCTTCGTCCATATGCTGGTTATACCAATATCTATGAATACACTACAGGCGCCACCTTCAACTACAATTCTCTGCAGGCCCAGTTACGCAAGAGATTTGCCAGGAAGGGAACGCTGAACTTTGCATATACGTGGTCAAGAGGCCTGACGGATGCGAACTCCTTTAACTACACTCCGCAGGATAGTTACAACCTCAAGAATGACTACGGTCCGTCTTCCTATAACAGGAGCCAGATCTTCGTTGCCAGTTATGTCTACGAGCTTCCCTTCTGGCTCCACGGCCGGACCTGGTATCAGAGAGCATTTGGCGGGTGGCAGGTCTCGGGTGTGGACAAGATTCAGAGTGGTCTTCCAATCAACATCACGATGAGTAACGATGTTGCCGGCATCGGAACGGCTGGCTCTCAGCGGCCGAACCGCATCCTGGGCGACTTCTATCTGCATGCGGACCGCAAGCAGTGGCTCAATGCCAACTCCTTCACGGCTCCCGTGGCCGGAACCTTTGGCAATCTGAGTGCATACGCGGCTCATCTCCCGCTCTTCTCAAACTGGGATGTCGCTGTACAGAAATCCTATGACTTCGAGCATGGCCTCTCCGCCAACCTGCGTGCGGAACTGTTCAACTTCCCTAATCACTTGTCTTATACAAGCGTAATCGCGAACACCAGCTCACAATCTTTTGGACAAGTGACTGGTGCCACCGATCCGCGTACCCTGTCGCTGGCCGCTAGGGTCAGGTTCTAGCACAAAGTATTCACGCGTTACGAGCCTCGTGCCTGAAACGGCTATCAACAACGGCATCCGCTTGACCCCAGTGGCGAAGCGGATGCCGCCACAAGGTGTTTTCGCATGAGGGGATGGAAAGGCTGCGCGTACCGGCCTATCCGCTACAAACAACCATGGCACAGTGCGAAGCTAATCTGCCGCGCTTCCTTATGGAAGCCCGTTCTCCGTAAACAAGACCTATTCTTGTCAGGCCCATGCTCACGGTACAACGCCGGGAGTTAGGCCCTGGCGTGATCGGCATCCCCAAAGCGACTGCTTGTTCGGCGAAGAGCGCCCACGGTTTAGGCGATCCTCTGAGCAGCAATTTCGAGCTTTTAGTGAAGAGCTTGAGCACCAGCAGCGTCAGGATAGGAAACAAGAAGAGAGGGAAGAGATGCGGAAACGTTCTGCAATCGTTGGCCTGCTGTTATGTATCTGGATCACTGCAAATCTATGTGGCCAGGAGATGTCCGCAGTCAAGCCTAACGCAGAGGTCGATTTCCGGGTGGAATCGATTCTGAAGAAGCTCACTGTGCAGCAGGAGCTGGATCTCATCGGCGGTGAAGATAGCTTTTACGTTCGTGCAGTTCCATCTGCCGGGCTGCCGCGTCTCAAGATGTCTGACGCTTCCGTCGGCGTCCGCACATGGGGACCTTCGCCTGCCTATCCTGCAAGTATTGCTCTGGCTGCCAGTTGGGATCCTGAGTTGGCCTATCAAGTAGGCATATCGCTTGGCTTCGATTCCAGGGCGAGAGGTGTCCACTTTTTGCTGGGGCCGGGAGTCAACATTTATCGCGCCCCCATGAATGGACGCAACTTTGAGTACATGGGAGAAGATCCTTATCTGGCCTCGCGCATTGCCGTGAAGTTTATTGAAGGTGTGCAGAGTACAGGGGTCGTCGCTACTGTAAAGCACTATGCTGCAAATAACTCAGAGTATGACCGCCATAACACGAGTTCCGACCTGGACGAAAGGACGCTGCGCGAGATCTATCTACCTCCATTCGAGGCTGCCGTCAAAGAGGCGAATGTAGGAGCAATTATGGATTCCTACAACCTCATCAATGGCGTTCATGCAACCCAGAACGACTGGCTTAATAATCAGATTGCGAGAAGCGAGTGGGGCTTCGGTGGCATCATCATGTCCGATTGGCACGCAACCTACAACGGTCTTGCAGCGGCGAAAAATGGACTGGACCTGGAGATGCCCTCGGCGGCATATATGAGTTCAAAAAACCTTCTTCCCGCAATTCAATCAGGGGCACTGCCTAAGTCCGTTCTCGATGAGAAAGTGCGGCGCATCATCCGTACCGCAGTGCGCTTTGGTTTTCTCGACAGGCCGCAGCAGGAAAACCGCATTCCGCTTGACAGCAGTCTGGCAAGATCAATCGCATTGCAGGAGGCACGCGAGAGCATCGTCCTACTCAAAAACGAGGCTTCGTTACTGCCGCTCGATGCGAAATCCATTTGCTCGTTGGCAGTAATCGGGCCGGATGCATGGCCGGCCATTTCAGGCGGAGGAGGCAGCTCGCACGCGTCGCCATATAGCGCTGTCAGTGTTATGAACGGTCTCACGCATTTCGTTGAGGTGGCCCACAGCGCAGAGAAGAAGCAGGGTTGCCCGTCGGTTCTGTATGATCGCGGTCTTCAGGACGAGGGCGAGTTTTTCCGTGAAACGAATTTCACCAGCGGCGCGAAGCGGGGGCTCAAGGAAGAAATTTTCGCCGCGCCCGATCTGTCGGGTAGGCCTGTCCAGGAAGCACAAAGAGAGCACCTGACGATGGAGGATCTTGCTTCCTCATTCTCTGGTCATGACACTTCGCGCGTCAGTGTTCGATGGAGCGGAGAGTATCTTCCGTCGAAGCGCGGCCCGCAGCTGATCTATCTTGCAGCTTCGCACCGGGGTGCTTACAAATTGACCGTGGACGGAAAGGTCCTGATCGAACGCAAGGAAAATATGGATCAATCTTCCCGATGGGCTGAGTTCAACGCCAGCCCGGGAAGATCTGTTCACGTGGAAATAGATTTTCTGAACGTCCCCCTCAGCGAACGGGTAGGCGTTGGTATTGCCGCAACTTCAGACCTTGTGACCGAGCGTGCAAAAGCAATAGCGGCCAAGGCTGATGCCGTTGTGCTGGCGGTTGGCTACGACCAGAACACAGAAGGGGAAGGATACGACCGGACATTTGAACTTCCATGGGGACAGAACGAACTAATTCAGCAGATAACTCGGCTGAACAAGAAGACGATTGTGGCGGTGACGGCTGGCGGTGGAGTGGATATGGCGTCGTGGATCGAGAAAGTCGCAGCGTTGGTCTATCTTTGGTATCCCGGGGAAGAAGGGGGAACAGCTCTGGCTGATGTTGTGTTCGGTTCTACAAATCCGGAAGGAAAACTCCCGGTAAGTATCGAAAATGCATGGAAGGATAACCCCGTCCACGATACATATTATCCGACAAGCGGCATTGATGCGGTCAATCCACACATTCGCTATGGAGAAGGTGTCTTTCTCGGCTATCGCTACTATACGAGTTCTCAGGTCAAGCCGCTGTTCCCATTTGGCTTTGGGCTTTCCTATACCACGTTTCGATTCTCCAATCTTGTGATAAATCCAGCATCGGCCGAGGAAGGGCATGAGATCCACGTTTCCCTGGATGTAACTAATATCGGAAAAATAGCAGGCAGTGAGGTGACAGAGCTATATATAAGCGATCCTTCTGCCACAGTAAAGCGTCCTTTTGAAGAACTGAAGTCCTTTCAAAAGGTGCATCTCCAGCCTGGAGAAACAAAGCGTGTCAGCTTTTCCTTGGACAAACGCGCATTTGCTTATTGGAATGAAGCGAATCATGAATGGAGGATCGATCCCGGGAAGTTCACGGTTATGCTGGGGAATTCATCCGATCACCTTCCTTTACAGGGGGATTTGACGCTCCGCTGATTTGCCGGGATATGGTCGGCCCCCCGATGAAATGCGAGGTGGGTTTCACTTTCAGGATCGGTCTTGAAGAGGGTGGAACCTGTGCCATTGTGCTCACGATTGCGATGCCGTCAATTGATTCTGCCAATCAATTCCAGAGATGTGTTTTTATGTCCAAACTTATGCAATGTTACCGGAGAAAAATATTGAAA
This Acidisarcina sp. DNA region includes the following protein-coding sequences:
- a CDS encoding glycoside hydrolase family 3 C-terminal domain-containing protein — its product is MFGEERPRFRRSSEQQFRAFSEELEHQQRQDRKQEEREEMRKRSAIVGLLLCIWITANLCGQEMSAVKPNAEVDFRVESILKKLTVQQELDLIGGEDSFYVRAVPSAGLPRLKMSDASVGVRTWGPSPAYPASIALAASWDPELAYQVGISLGFDSRARGVHFLLGPGVNIYRAPMNGRNFEYMGEDPYLASRIAVKFIEGVQSTGVVATVKHYAANNSEYDRHNTSSDLDERTLREIYLPPFEAAVKEANVGAIMDSYNLINGVHATQNDWLNNQIARSEWGFGGIIMSDWHATYNGLAAAKNGLDLEMPSAAYMSSKNLLPAIQSGALPKSVLDEKVRRIIRTAVRFGFLDRPQQENRIPLDSSLARSIALQEARESIVLLKNEASLLPLDAKSICSLAVIGPDAWPAISGGGGSSHASPYSAVSVMNGLTHFVEVAHSAEKKQGCPSVLYDRGLQDEGEFFRETNFTSGAKRGLKEEIFAAPDLSGRPVQEAQREHLTMEDLASSFSGHDTSRVSVRWSGEYLPSKRGPQLIYLAASHRGAYKLTVDGKVLIERKENMDQSSRWAEFNASPGRSVHVEIDFLNVPLSERVGVGIAATSDLVTERAKAIAAKADAVVLAVGYDQNTEGEGYDRTFELPWGQNELIQQITRLNKKTIVAVTAGGGVDMASWIEKVAALVYLWYPGEEGGTALADVVFGSTNPEGKLPVSIENAWKDNPVHDTYYPTSGIDAVNPHIRYGEGVFLGYRYYTSSQVKPLFPFGFGLSYTTFRFSNLVINPASAEEGHEIHVSLDVTNIGKIAGSEVTELYISDPSATVKRPFEELKSFQKVHLQPGETKRVSFSLDKRAFAYWNEANHEWRIDPGKFTVMLGNSSDHLPLQGDLTLR
- a CDS encoding carboxypeptidase regulatory-like domain-containing protein; translated protein: MRRIVFLLILICSEGLLAAQSTTDQYISGTVVDPSGAAMAQITVTAINQGTNLTRAASTNSHGEYLIPNVPVGTYRLLTSAPGFKKYEASRVEVTIGQNAHFDIMLAVGNNSEVVTVTDSALKVDPTSGEVSHLITGEEANEIELNGRNYVQLLEMLPGISTTYNSGFSLYNNYGGSIGAVSINGQRPGTNAWFLDGASNVDTGSGGSALVSINPDSIGQMRVLTANYSAENGGNSGGVITVAVKSGSKQFHGTLYEYFRNDAIQAYSFNSIAKPELRYNSFGGNLSGPVLIPGLFRNQDRKLFFFFGVDFRRELQGSTNTWTVPSDAFRKGDFSSLPAASWPKDPLTGKAFPGGIVPQSRWNVSSSRLLQNYPHPLPQLVTKTGSNFVFNTVAPINMDEYLAKIDYNLNSKNQLMFHYYRDNLLTTLNQTAVNTYQRYMPGKSISLQWTYAPSSTLINVAQASYSGDVVDNGKHYAPNPLFVTDDTRTGEGVVYPTLFPYASQINVIPNLYISGYNTLYSTPVVYHGAIGIYDFRDDVTKVVSTHTLKLGVDYYLNHKNQNNVPVVNGSLAFNTTSRPAGPTATTGNSVADALIGNFYSYTEASGVQQGRFRFTQIEPYVQDDWRVTRRLTLNLGLRWAYMQPQYSLWHNTPMFLPEYYDPAQAVQINKSTGAIITSAGGNRYNGMVLPGSSFPKSAIPHIQGATDPAVLALFKGLPKGVANTQWATWQPRIGFAYDLYGNGQTVLKGGYGIFYERVQGNTFIASVANPPFVQQPLLYYGNIGNPTGGALQSFPGGINASHRLDVRVPRTMNYSFGIQQAAGSSAVFYLTYIGSKAADLQYMPDINQLRAGTLTLPANKGVNVNALRPYAGYTNIYEYTTGATFNYNSLQAQLRKRFARKGTLNFAYTWSRGLTDANSFNYTPQDSYNLKNDYGPSSYNRSQIFVASYVYELPFWLHGRTWYQRAFGGWQVSGVDKIQSGLPINITMSNDVAGIGTAGSQRPNRILGDFYLHADRKQWLNANSFTAPVAGTFGNLSAYAAHLPLFSNWDVAVQKSYDFEHGLSANLRAELFNFPNHLSYTSVIANTSSQSFGQVTGATDPRTLSLAARVRF